The nucleotide window TCAAATAATCTGTGTGCAGAGACTTTAAGTTGTGGctacatttttatcatattcttttcttctcagatccCCCCTTCCCTACCCTTCCAACTAcaagttctttttctctcttaaatgaaacaaagcaaaaatctaaaaattaaaaatccattaaaaaccgctgaGTCATATTTGTGTTGATCctctactcctgagcatgggacCTGCtgtggagtgtggttgatataccaagTGCCATTCCATTGAAGGAAATCAATATTCCCTCCCCCAGAAACTATCCATTGCAAATAGCTTTTAGGGTAGGAGTGGGAGTTTGTCCTCACTTCCTCTCCtttgtgctgggattttttttttttttcctggcttgaACTTGTATAGGACTTATACATACTGTcacagtctctgggagttcatcTGTGTGTCTGCCCTGTTTTTGATGGGACGTTTTAAAACTGTCATCACTGTGTGCAAGGGGGGCACAGTAAAGAGACAGTGGACATGACTGCTTCATTATCAGGGGGGAGGTTTTGATTatgaataagagagagaaaatatccagaggCATCTTGAAGagtcagagcagagaggaaagaaaacagactaGACATGGCCAGGGCTAGTGAAGCAAGGAGAGCATGGTGGAGATGGCAAGAAATAGAGCATAGAGCATAACAAGAGGGAGAACAGAGAGGCCACCAAGAGAGCCAGAGGACAGCCTGAGGTAGAGAACGTTCGGGCTGAACCAACCACGTGGATTACGAGGAGGCTGAGTGGCCCAGGGGAGGGAAGGGCTAGGAGACTAGCGTGGACTTTGAAATGTACAAGTACTTGTGAATAGAGACTGAGGGGGCCTAGGGGCCAGCATGGGCTCTATATGCAACCACAGGTagccatatgtcccttctgccagagttAAAGGGAAATGTCTACTTTTAGGCATTTGGGAATCAGTTTCACAAGTCCCTGAGGAgcgctggcttttatctaaccaccagaaatccttctgtagtccaggttgagctCATTCCTAGACCTATGGATTACCTGAGACCTAGCAATCACCTCTCTAATTGGTAAACTTTctagaggaagaggtgttttcttactTTGTCACCCAGATCCTACTGCTTCCACAAAGGGGTTGTGTGGTGGAGCTGTGTTCCAGGATGTAGAATGAGAAGAGAACTGGGCTTTCTGGCCCTGGACCGAGGGGTGTAGTTCATGGAACAGAAGAAGAGGCGGCCTCTATTCCTCTCTGGGAGTCTCAGTCTTCAACCTTTTCGAGGTCTCTAATGCCTCCTTTGCTTTTGTTCTGCTTCATTTGTTCATCCTCTCCCATTGCCCTCCCCAGCCACCTCTGTGTTCCTCTTTTGAGTGTTCCAGTTCTACAGTGTACTCCTAGGTTCCTATGTTCCCCTCACTACGAACTAACAAACAAAGCAACCAAGTTTTCCATGAGGTTGCCCACCTTTCTCCAGACAGTGTTGCTCCTACTCCTTGTTTCCAGATTTGCCCAACTCCCCTCTTTCCTGGCAGCTCTACCCTCTTCCTAatcattgtttccattttttttggaggggaggggATTCATGGCTACTTTGTAAAATAATCCAGTgcagcatttttaaaaactacaaattgATGCTGTGTGGAATAATCATAGCAAGCTAGTTGGACAGTTTTTGTTCCACCCAGTGGAATCTTATGAAGCTGCCAGAACAATGATGTTCTTCCTGCAATGATTAGAAAAGTTATAAGCTACGTATTCTTCTGTGAGAGAACCGGAGTGTACTGAATATAAGTGGCTGCATAGTCACAGTTGCTGTGGATGGCATCATAAGGAAGTGATAACTAGTTGTTCTGAAGTTATGGCAATGAAGTGGGCATGAAGCAGAAGGGAAGACTTGGCACTATGAACCTCTaaatattcttttcatttctgcaAACATATACTAATTtactatacaaaaataaaattattgaattTCCCTTATTTGTCCTAAAGGATATACTAAGTCACACTCCTGTCCTTAAAATACTCTGCAAGTCTGAGATCTTCTTCATCACACACATATTTGTCCAAATAAGGAGAGATTTGATTAAGTAGTTATGATGTTAAATCATGATATTTTGGAGCTGTTTTGGATGCATACTtgtaatgctagcactcaggaggcagacggaAGAGGGCTGAATCGACGCTGGCTTACATGGTCATTTCTAGGCTGGCATGAACTGTGTAGCGAGAGCCTGGCTTAAAACAAAGGAGCTATGGAAGAGgatatgaaaatatttgtttttctaattataaagttctaattctgttcttttttttttggcttgagtGTTGGATAAGTGCTTAATATACATTCACTACtgaaagtgtaaaatttaatGCAAAGCCCTGCAGCTTTCATTTCAAATGCcaattctaaatatatataaattaattaaaatatatagactTGATGTCTcattaattttggtgtgtgatgcttttatttatattcaagtttttatataaaatttactaAAAAAATACAAGGAAGTTGTAGCTTATTGGCAGAATGGTAGTCTCGTAtgtacaaagccctaggtttgatctttggaatggcataaaaacagaatCATGAAGGTATTTCTAGATCTTAACATAAAAGCTGAGTGTTCAACAATATTAAGAGAATAAGATGTGTGTTGATAAGACCATATCCTTTCCTAAAGTCTTTAATTAAAAAGTATGATATGTACATGAAAGATGTTTTTAATTCTTCATCAGATGATGAAGAATGGCAatcaaacacaaattaaaatcacTATGGAATGTCATTCACATAATGCAAGGTAGATAGACAACAGCATATATGTGAAAGGATGTGAAAGTATTAGAGTCCATATATATTACAGATGGGAAGGTTCAGtggcttttgaaaaaaatgaaagttcttTAAATGATGTATCATATAACTACATGAACTAGCAGTCATACTTCTAGGTATATAGTTGAGAAATGCATGTTTGTAATAGTTATAACAGTTGACAGATGGAAAAGCTTAACTATAATTCAGTTGATGAAGGAATAAACAAATTTTTCATCCATAGAATGAAATACAGGTTGGGATAGCAAACTTTGCACCACTGTAACAAACACCTGAGGTAAATAATTGATCAAAAGGCTTTGGAGATTTCAGTCCATAATCAGTTGGTCTCATTGCTATTGGTCCTGTGGAGAGGTCACACATCATGTTAGAAGCATGCAATGGAGGAAAACCACTCCTGGCTTGGGAGCAAAGGGGAGGAAGACGAAAGGCCTGAGGATTGTACACGCCCTATAGAGGGCACACTCTCAGGGACATGACTACATTCCAGGGGTCTTAAAGGTTCCTGAACCTTTTAAAGGTTCTACCACCTCCCAGTATCACAATCCTAGGGAATGAACCTTTGACACAGACATATGGGGGACACTCCAGCTCCAGACTAGAGCGCTGTTATATGTTGAAATACATGGGTGAGTATTGAAAATCTTATTCTAAgtggaggaagccagtaagcaaagGCCATACATTGTATGATTCTATTCATATGAAACCCAGAAGAAGGAACTTTATAGAGACAGGAAGTACGTAAGTGGCTTCAAAGGGCTGAGAGTAATACCAAGATGATGTAGTGATAGCTAGTGTGTATAAGATTTCTTGTTGAGGTGATGGCTGCAAACTATTGTGAATGTATCAAACCCATTGAATTGTGCATTTCAAATGGGTCAAATTTCTGACATTACTTACATCCCAATAAAGCTGTAAAAAGTATATACATACTGCGTCAGACATTAAAAAGTGTGTAAGGGAAAGCATATTAGAAGCAAAGTCAAAACTCCAATCCAAATGGCTTACTAAACCCATTTTAAAAAATCGCATATCACTGTTCCCTAATAAAGGCCATATTTATCTACCTTTCATGAGTCCCTTCCCCAGTAATGGAAGCAACATCCACAGAGTCCCTGAATATTCTCGTTCTCACGCCAACCCCTGCCCAAGCTTCTTTAAGAACCTGTGCAGGAGTAACTTCCTGTCTTGCGGGAAATTCAGACTTCAACCACAGAAATCACTAGATGTCCTCATTTCCTGGCCTCAATAGTCTGCAACCATCTGTCATAAGACAGGAAGTGTGGCAATGgaagttcccttttctcaaaaaggatCAAGATTTCCTTTCTGTTGTCTGAATTTTGGGGCTGACCTCTGGTTGGAATCCAGTTGCTTCTCCTCACCATAGACTCAGCGCCCCTCCCCTGCTCTGTGACACCTATGTGTTAAGACTATCAGAGAACTTATAGCTCCTCAGGGTACAAACGTAATTCAGTATCCACCAGATTATTTCTGATGGCCTTCTTCAAGCAGATTTTAACAGCTAGTGCATTATCTCATTAAAATTATTAATCTACCAGCGTACTAGCAACATTGAAACctagaaattagaaaaacaacagAATTGTAATAATAGAATTTATGGTTTATTTTGACTAGTGGCACACATACGTATCACAGTTAGATGCAAATGCTGAGTTAATTGTTGGGTGACTTCAATTCCTTTAGCTTTCTATAGGCTTCTTATTACTCAACCCATGCATCTCTTTCCTCTGATGACTTCAGGTGCGTATGCAGCTGCTATCTTCTTGTGAACACAGAGAACAGTTAAGAAGCCCAAgactttatttcattcattctctcctctctttcattGTGATCAAACACCCTGCTTCATCTATCACAATTTCCATTTGTCCCCattttgctctttcttctctaaTGAAAAGGAGTTATATATGCCACAGTAGAATTTTATgccaaaacaagaaaaattttaGCTTGAGTGTTTTCTCAGtcaccctcctctctctgtctctcctgcccaccgctcccttttctttcctcctctcccctcctttctactttcctcttctctcctcctttcttctccctttctccctccttcttttctcttcctctccctttccttcccctcctcttttctctgtccTATACAAACCTTTCTGCATTCCCACAATGTTCTCTCAGCTCCACGTTGAGCTGTAGAGGTCCTTCCAAGAGCCTTGCTCTCAGTTCAGACTGAGGAAGGCCTCTTCTTCCTTAGCTTCTAGGGAATATGGGAATGGAAGCCTTTTGGGAATAGGGGAGGTCATGAAGCTGAGTTTATCTTCTACCCATGCCACCTTCTAACAGTGTTCATCTCTATTCCATTGGCAGTTTCTTCTCAATAATATGGGCATGTACTCTAAGGATGAAATAGATCCTGTCTTCAAGCAAAAGCCCATTGATCAGTCAAAATGCTCAACTCTACAAGAACAGATTTCATTTCCATATCAATTTCATCTCCAGAAAACTGGCCCTGTCTACCAGAGAGCACTAGAATCCAGTCCCCTCTCACaggaagtgtggtcttggggAATGCCTGGAGTAGGACAGGAATTTTCCTGTTGTGTGAAGATGTTTGTGAAAGGGAATAACATATTGACCCTAAGGATTTACTGGGAAGCTCCACAGCAACCTGTGGAAGATGGGCACAGTCTTTGATGTTCCATATTTTCTGAACTAGTTTCAGTTGTAACTAATTTCTTTTGTTGGCTCTGTAGATATATATTTGCTCTTGTTGTAGAGACCCATGATCATTTGGGAGTCTTCTCGCAGATCCAGCGATAGCTGATGTCACATGATGCAGCATCAAATGTCTTTGTCAGGCCTATAGTGACACAGTGGAAGTTCTGATTCTCATTTGTCACACTAAATGAAGAGAGAAAGCATGGTTAAGGCTCCTTGGTTCAGTTTTGCCTTGGGCTGTTAGTGAGGTGAGGGTTGCATGGGAGCTGTGCATGGAGGAGATGCAGCCTCATGCAACTACACACCCTCTTCTTCTGCACTGGGCCTTTCTTCCCAGTGTAGACCATTTCTTCTCAATACATCTTCTGCAGTCCAGCCCTATACCCACTGCTTCTTCTCAACACTACTGTGAACACTCACAGATTCCAAGAATCTAGGTCTAACTTGTTCATTTACGGTTGGAAATATTTTCAACCTTTGAGGGCACTGTCAACACCCCCTCCCCAATACAGGAAGGCCCAAGGAAGGTGGAAAGAGATTTTGCATCCTTTACTGAATGCAAACTGGATCTTGGAAAACTTGGTGGAGGCAAGCTGTTGGCCTTCTCCTACTTCCTTCCTGCCATTCAGATCTTGTTGGTCTGACTGCGGAGTCTCATTTCATGAAAAAGGTGCATGAGATTTCGGCTCAAGGGACTATGGAATCAAACTGTAGCTCTACCCTATTGCTATGTGAAATTCAATACATTTCGAACCTTGGGAGTAATAAAAGCTTTCTTTATGGCATCCTAGTGACTACAGAGAAATAATCCATGCATGCGCTTAGCACAGCATAGTGCCTGCTGTTTAAGAGACAGTGagcacattttaattttctccCCTCTGTAAAGATATCCAGTTGCAGGCTGGGGACCTGGCTGGCTCCTTGTCTGACTCAGCATCTACATATGAAAACTGGAAACATTACAGCTTCCTCCAAAGGTTGACTACATGGAATGATGCCCTGAGGATAGCTCTTGAGAGTTACATTTCAACTTTAAGGTATAGACAGGATACAGGTATAGAATAAACTTCTTTTAAATAAAGCAGCTGTATCTGGGGGAAATGATACCACATGTAGTTTAATGACCTATGAAATATCATATGAGGTACAGCAGCAGCTATGTGTGTGGGTCGGTTTGAAGAAGGTAATTTATTATATGAATAATATTCTCTCTTCTACTTCTATATTATGCAAAATATTGGGtatttttctataataaaaaGGTTAAATAAGGCAAGAAATGGTTTGGAAGCAACTGGAACAGAGTCAGTCTACACACGCCTTTGAGCTGTCTCGGCGTGGCTCTCAGGTTTGGTCTTCGCATGCGAAAACCTCTAGGGAAAGGCAGGGTGTTCACGTACTTGCCATTGAAGGCAGAGTTGTTGATCCAGCGCCACTTTCTTTCTCCAGGCTGACGTCTCAAACCAACAAAGTACTTCTCGGCGCCAGCTATGTCCTGAAGATACTTCTAGAAGTTAAACAAGAAGCAGCTCGTCAGTGAGTTCTTCAGTGCTGAGCTGGTGGTCCACGGTTGGTTGGCCTGGTTCTGGGAACTAGGAAGGCCCCCCCGGGATTAGACAGTGGTGCCACCGGCACTTGCCATTAATCCTAGAGAAGTTCTGAAACTTGGTCAGAAGGAAGATCACCTGGATAGCTGGGCCAAACACAGACTGTTTGGCCTCTGGTGCAGAAGATCTAATGTAGATGATGAAGAATTTACATTACTGATAAACGCCCTGGTGATGTCAGTATTGCCCTTCTGGGCCAACCCAGAAGGAACGGGGAAGAAGGATGCCACAGTCAAAAAACGGTcattttatatacacattttataacTGGCATGCCTCTGTTTGTAGGAATTTCATCTTTCCAGAAAATATCACGTTCCCAAATAAGTTTAATCCAGTGGAAAAATATGTTCAGAGTTATCAGCAAACCATTGATGCTGTGATCCTTCCCTGTGGTCAAGAAGCTGGGGAGAGTAATGTGGTGAAAACTGGACTCACCAAAACTTAAATGGTGACTAGAGGAAATGGAGGGATCAatttcttctcattctcctcttctcttcaccCTGTTTTCTTTCCCCATCCGCTGCCTTTCCTTTGCTTCTGATTATCGACCTGAAAACATCTTGCTTTTCCACTTGGGTGCTTTACCCCAGAGAATTTGGGAGATCCTAATCTCTGACCTTGGTTATCGATTCAGGGACGGCCCTCTAGAAAATTCTGCCCCATTACAGGATGATTTTTGGGAGGAAAGGATGGGGGAGGAAAACTTGAGTATTGTACAACATAGTGCCCAGTATCCAACCAATGCTAAGATTTGAAGGAGAGGCAACTATAAATAAGATAAGTATAATCTAAAATTGatgaatttaatgttttcttgttTAAGTATATGATCTTAgtcaaataacttttattttgacTAAGGAGATGTGTCAGTTTGTGAAGCATTTGCTGTGTAAGTGTGGCTATTTGAGATcagatcccaagaacccatggGAAAGCCTGATGTTGTAGTGATCATCTGGATTCCCAGCGCTCCTATGGcaagagaggcagaaacaggaagagccCCAGAAGACTGGGGGAGGGGCGCAGCTAACCTACTGTGATGTTGTGAAGGCACCTGGTCTCAAAGTGGAAGGagaggttgttctctgacttttacATGCCTGttgtggcacatgtgtgcccacataaacacacacacacacacacacacacacacacacacacacacacacacaccagacacacacaaaacattACTTTTCTTTGTTCTAATTTCCTCATTGCAAGTGCATAAAATATGCATAATAATATGTCTCATGGCAGACACACGGTAAAGGGATAAAGTAAACAAAGCTGTTACAAGTGTTAGTCTACTCTCATTATCACAAAGATAAAGTGCAAACTCTGTTATCTGATTCTCTGTTTTTCACATTACTAATCACGTTAACATATCTTCTTTCTTATGCATACTGAGATGATACATTAATATCTTAAGTAATTCATATCTTTCTCCTTCATTGTATACATTAACATCTCACAAAGTATTCTGCAATATTTCAGTAATTTAAATTACTATATTTAACATTCATTTATCCACtcatttttgtgtctgtgtttttgtgagcttatgtgtatgtatgtatgtgtatgagcataCATGTGGCACTTTTGGAGTtagagggcaacttgtgggagtttcTGAGAccatgtggttcccagggattgaactcaggtcatcatgctttgcagcaagtgactttacccattgagccttCTTCCTAGTCCTTAAGCTACTTCTACATGCATTAGGTCTTTGGTCAATCCTTGCACTTTAAATGTCCTGGTCTGTCTTAAAGATACAAGCTTGATGCTGTAGTTTTTGGGGGAAGACAACAGAATCTGGATTTCTAGTTTAGATAAAAATGAAGAGCCTCCCAGTCTCAGGTTTAGAACAAGGACTGTAAACTCCCCAGCTAGGCATGTCTCTATTCATCATCATCCTACCCCAGTCACCACATTTTCCCATAGACTCCACCAACCGCAGCTGCCATAGGGCAGACTATCTTATCACACCATCCCAATGCTTACCAGTATCTCTGGTGTGTTGACAATTGCCAGTGTGGATCCTTTTGATGCACAGTCATCCCTGCTGTTTTCCCAAGATGATTCAGAGGTGGAGAAGAAGAAGCATCTCCCTTGATGAAAATCCCAGTCTTTGGGACAGATTGGTGAgactgggggatggggagggaaggagcagagacagagacagaatgaaTATATGCGATTAGTGTTCTGGAGTGGGGACCTTGGAACCGACTCATAAAATGATGGGACATACATTTCTTTGTGACTACTGATATAAATTCTTCCCAATTCAAGTAGAAATTCCATCACTCTATCTGTTTTCCTGTCCCTAATATAAAGGGAATGAACGTGAAGCTCTTCATGGTCCCTTTGAGCCAAAGTCCCACAAGAAAGGGGGCAATGGGAAAAGTCCTTAAGCATCCAgcttgtgtaacccaggctggccttgaacttgtgatcctcttgcctctgccttcttcagcaAATCCTATCAGTGTGAGCcactactgagttccaggacatcaagggctatacagagaaatcctgtcttgaaaaacaaaaccaaaaataccccccctaaaaaaaaaacaaacccccaaacaaaaaaaaaaacaaaactcaaaatcaaaaaaccgaaaaacaaaccaccactaccatcaccaaaaaaccaaaaccaaaccaaactaaaccaaaccaaaacaacaacaacaacaacaacaacaacaacaacaacaacaagaatccAGCTTGTGAGTactgagggggtgggggaaagcAGGGACCATGCACTGTACCTGTCTCATAGCTCCTTGTAGGCATGATGCTTTCATTATTTCCCCCAAAGATTTGTGAgactgaaatgaaaagaaagcctgatggttaCTAGCCAATGAACACAACAGTCATTAGTATGTGGGCTGTTGAGCTCTGACTCTTTGTTTCTAAGCATCCCTGATGTTCTAGATTATTTGGAGGTGGAAAGAAAAACCATCTTCCTTGAGGAAGTGCTCAGTGTTTGGGGAAGgctgaagaggagggaggggagggtgtggaaaggaaggaaggagggaagaagggagggaagcagggcCTGAAAGATGCTATGGAGATGACAAGGGCCTTGGCCACTCtgaactagagtcatcagaaattGTCTTTCTTTGAAGCTTCCATCTAACTATTGCCATGATCTATTATGCTTGGCACTCCAGTCCTACTTTATACTCTACTTCTTCCTATTATGGTAGTAGATGTGAAATGCTTAGgagaccaaaaccaaacaaaacaagaacaagaggTGGGGCTAGGGGAGGTTGGTGTCCCAGGGAGGCTCTTACTCCTTATATACACGTTTGACATGGCTATCCCCAGAGAGCTCTTTGAAGTACCTTTTCTCCAGCTCCACACAGTGTTTTTGCTATTCCCTTTATTTCTGGTGTCCAAACCCTCTATAAGAAGCTATAACCCCAGGCAGCTTTTAGATGCTTTTCTCATTAGGATTTCCTCAGCTCGAAGGATTGTAACTGAGTACAACAAGATCCAGGATTCAGGGAGTTACAGCAGATAAGGAGGTAGGTAACCTTTTAGAGATTCCTTTAAGCATagaagtttactttttaaaatataaaatatggggATTGATGGGCCCCTAAGAGGATCATTTTTTCCTAAGAGCATTGACTGAGCAGACAGCTACAATGGCTCCCTAGGCTACTGAAATCTCCCTTCAGGGCCCTGGTTATTTATTGGTTATGGTTGAAACTATCATTTACCTAGCTACGAATTgttacttaaaataatattgatgAAACAGACATAAGCATTCACCTTTTAATACATTCCCTAGTTCAGAGACTTCGTAATATTAGAATAGACTGTT belongs to Peromyscus eremicus chromosome 3, PerEre_H2_v1, whole genome shotgun sequence and includes:
- the Clec5a gene encoding C-type lectin domain family 5 member A isoform X1, whose amino-acid sequence is MNWNMIISGLIIVVIKVVGMTLFLLYFSQIFGGNNESIMPTRSYETVSPICPKDWDFHQGRCFFFSTSESSWENSRDDCASKGSTLAIVNTPEILKYLQDIAGAEKYFVGLRRQPGERKWRWINNSAFNGNVTNENQNFHCVTIGLTKTFDAASCDISYRWICEKTPK
- the Clec5a gene encoding C-type lectin domain family 5 member A isoform X2 gives rise to the protein MNWNMIISGLIIVVIKVVGMTLFLLYFPQVFDKSNDGFIPTESYGTTNVQNVSQIFGGNNESIMPTRSYETVSPICPKDWDFHQGRCFFFSTSESSWENSRDDCASKGSTLAIVNTPEILKYLQDIAGAEKYFVGLRRQPGERKWRWINNSAFNGNVTNENQNFHCVTIGLTKTFDAASCDISYRWICEKTPK